A genomic window from Shewanella vesiculosa includes:
- a CDS encoding patatin-like phospholipase family protein, which produces MLEIYAGETALTTIHQDGFSPELFSSFLGASGGPKWFTLLGLDKYIFGEFFNGRQQPLNVIGSSAGAFRAACFAQRDPVAAIERLAKHYSETVYSNDTKPQADEITAKAITLLDELFGDTGASEIINNSVFKAHFIVAKCHGLVASENKLKQGAGLLNSFLRNALSRPLLKSQYERYIFQHHQSDLTIFDPDHIPTTSVPLSLHNIKTALLASGSIPLVMQGINNIADCPPGMYRDGGIIDYHFDFQIKNEGLTLYPHFSSSLKAGWFDKNLSRKVRLEHYDNTVLLCPSAEFIDSLPYHKIPDRKDFVEMKPAQRIQYWRQVFVESEKLAQHFKHFYQTQNINSIKSIKQLIR; this is translated from the coding sequence ATGTTAGAAATTTATGCCGGTGAAACGGCTTTAACAACAATCCATCAAGATGGATTTTCTCCAGAGTTATTTAGCTCTTTTCTTGGTGCAAGTGGTGGGCCGAAATGGTTTACTTTACTGGGATTAGACAAGTATATCTTTGGTGAATTTTTTAATGGCAGACAACAGCCGTTAAATGTCATTGGCTCAAGTGCAGGAGCATTTCGCGCCGCATGTTTTGCGCAAAGAGATCCCGTCGCAGCAATAGAGCGATTAGCTAAACATTACAGTGAAACCGTGTATTCAAATGACACTAAGCCACAAGCTGACGAAATAACTGCTAAAGCGATAACGTTACTTGATGAGTTATTTGGCGATACGGGCGCAAGTGAGATCATTAATAATAGTGTTTTTAAAGCCCATTTTATTGTGGCTAAATGTCATGGATTGGTGGCGTCTGAAAACAAACTAAAACAAGGTGCCGGGTTACTCAATAGCTTTCTGAGAAACGCGTTAAGTCGGCCATTACTCAAAAGCCAGTACGAGCGGTACATTTTTCAGCATCATCAAAGTGATTTAACCATTTTTGATCCTGACCATATCCCCACCACGTCAGTGCCATTAAGCCTACACAATATCAAAACGGCATTGTTGGCATCTGGCTCAATTCCGCTGGTGATGCAAGGGATAAACAACATTGCAGATTGTCCTCCTGGCATGTATCGTGATGGCGGCATCATTGATTATCATTTTGATTTTCAAATTAAAAATGAGGGGCTAACTCTTTATCCTCATTTCAGTTCCAGCTTAAAGGCGGGCTGGTTTGACAAAAACTTATCTCGAAAAGTCAGGCTAGAACATTACGACAACACAGTATTATTGTGTCCATCAGCAGAATTTATTGATTCGTTGCCTTATCATAAAATCCCTGATCGCAAAGATTTTGTTGAAATGAAACCTGCTCAACGGATCCAATACTGGCGACAGGTTTTTGTTGAAAGTGAAAAACTTGCCCAGCACTTTAAACACTTTTATCAAACGCAAAATATCAACAGTATAAAAAGCATCAAGCAACTCATCAGGTGA
- a CDS encoding AMP-binding protein — translation MEKIWLEKSYPPGVEFEIDPDKYNSLADLFLKYTKLYADNTAFINMDVSITYQQLAQQATDFAAYLQQDLRLVKGDKFAIMIPNTLQYPIALFGALIAGLTIVNVNPLYTARELEHQLKDSGAKGILILENFAHVLQAVINKTDIKHVITTGVGDRLGLIKGALVNGAIKHVKKLIPAFDLPNAVKFNDAMSKGSKLNFVAVSVVGSDLAFLQYTGGTTGPSKGAMLTHRNMVANLEQSNAVTKNIFEVGKEIIVTALPLYHIYALTSNCLAFLPFGGINLLITNPRDMAGFVKELAKYRFTIITGVNTLFNGLLHTPGFDKLDFSALKMGFGGGMSVQRPVAEHWEKVTKSRLLEGYGLTECAPLVTMSPYNQQSYNGSIGLPASSTDIRLVGADGEEVALGEPGEMWVKGPQVMKGYYNRQKATDEVLIDGWLATGDIATMDENGFFKIVDRKKDMINVSGFNVFPNEIEEVLVMHEGILEAAAVGTSCDITGERVKVYIVRKDPNLTEQDVFDHCNKMLTNYKRPKVIEFMNELPKSNVGKVLRKDLRNMA, via the coding sequence ATGGAAAAAATTTGGCTTGAAAAGAGTTATCCGCCCGGGGTTGAGTTTGAAATCGATCCTGATAAATATAATTCTTTGGCAGATTTATTTTTAAAATATACCAAGTTATACGCCGATAATACTGCATTTATTAATATGGATGTCAGTATTACTTATCAGCAACTGGCTCAGCAAGCGACTGATTTTGCTGCCTACTTACAGCAAGATTTGCGGTTAGTCAAAGGCGACAAATTTGCCATCATGATCCCCAATACACTGCAATATCCTATCGCGCTATTTGGTGCGCTGATTGCCGGACTGACCATTGTAAACGTTAATCCATTGTATACCGCCCGCGAATTAGAACATCAATTAAAAGACTCTGGTGCCAAAGGGATCCTTATCCTCGAAAATTTTGCTCATGTATTGCAAGCCGTGATCAATAAAACTGATATTAAGCACGTGATCACCACAGGTGTCGGTGACCGATTAGGGCTCATAAAAGGTGCATTAGTTAACGGCGCCATTAAGCATGTTAAAAAACTTATCCCTGCGTTTGATTTGCCCAATGCGGTTAAATTTAATGATGCTATGTCTAAAGGCAGCAAACTGAATTTTGTCGCCGTTTCCGTTGTCGGTTCAGATTTGGCCTTTTTACAATATACAGGTGGTACTACAGGTCCATCAAAAGGGGCAATGCTGACTCATCGCAACATGGTTGCTAATCTTGAACAGTCTAATGCTGTGACTAAAAATATCTTTGAAGTGGGTAAAGAGATCATTGTCACCGCATTACCGCTTTATCATATTTATGCGCTGACCTCTAATTGCTTAGCCTTTTTGCCATTTGGTGGCATCAATCTATTAATTACCAATCCACGTGACATGGCAGGATTTGTTAAAGAGTTGGCTAAATATCGCTTTACCATTATTACTGGCGTCAACACGCTATTTAACGGATTGTTACATACTCCTGGCTTTGACAAGCTTGATTTCAGCGCTTTAAAAATGGGCTTTGGCGGCGGCATGTCAGTGCAGCGTCCTGTAGCTGAACATTGGGAAAAAGTCACTAAAAGTCGTCTTTTAGAAGGCTACGGGTTAACTGAATGTGCGCCTTTAGTGACTATGAGCCCTTACAATCAACAAAGTTACAATGGATCGATTGGTTTACCGGCTTCATCAACTGATATTCGCCTTGTTGGGGCTGATGGTGAAGAAGTGGCATTAGGTGAGCCAGGGGAAATGTGGGTTAAAGGCCCTCAAGTGATGAAAGGTTACTACAATCGCCAAAAAGCAACGGATGAGGTGCTCATTGATGGCTGGTTAGCCACAGGTGATATTGCCACCATGGATGAAAATGGTTTCTTTAAAATTGTTGATCGTAAAAAAGACATGATCAATGTGTCTGGCTTCAATGTGTTTCCAAATGAGATTGAAGAAGTACTCGTGATGCATGAAGGAATACTTGAAGCCGCTGCGGTAGGGACCTCATGTGATATTACCGGCGAGCGAGTCAAAGTGTACATAGTGCGTAAAGATCCTAACCTTACCGAGCAAGATGTGTTTGATCATTGTAATAAAATGCTGACCAACTATAAGCGCCCTAAGGTGATTGAATTTATGAATGAATTACCGAAAAGTAACGTCGGTAAAGTGTTACGTAAAGACCTTCGTAACATGGCATAA
- a CDS encoding acetyl-CoA C-acyltransferase yields MREAVIVSAARTPIGKAYRGAFNDLSAPTLAAIAVNAAVERAGIDPNEIEDCIFGAALTQGNQGMNFGRQVAMAAQLPVSVPGMTVDRQCSSGLMSIAIAANHIVCDGAQVVVAGGCDSISLVQNDKMNMHRAVDPSVKAYRPAIYMPMLDTAEVVAKRYNISREAQDAYALSSQQRTAIAQSQGRFDAEIVPVSCTMLIMDKVSGEISKQQVTLTQDEGNRPSTNLEGLAGLKAVKENGSITGGNASQLSDGAAAVVVMERELAEQRGLTPLGAYRGMVVSGCEPDEMGIGPIYAIPKLLERNGLSIDDIGLWEINEAFAVQVIYCAEYLGIPADRLNVDGGAISIGHPYGMSGTRMVMHALIEGKRRSIKYVVVSMCIGGGQGAAGLFEVL; encoded by the coding sequence ATGAGAGAAGCCGTCATTGTTTCAGCCGCAAGAACACCAATTGGTAAAGCCTATCGCGGCGCCTTTAACGATTTATCTGCCCCCACGTTAGCCGCTATTGCGGTTAATGCCGCAGTAGAAAGAGCCGGAATCGATCCAAATGAAATTGAAGACTGTATTTTTGGCGCCGCGTTAACTCAAGGTAACCAAGGCATGAATTTTGGTCGCCAAGTGGCCATGGCGGCGCAATTACCTGTGTCGGTGCCGGGCATGACGGTTGATCGCCAATGTTCATCAGGACTTATGTCTATTGCTATAGCTGCCAATCATATTGTTTGTGATGGTGCCCAAGTTGTGGTTGCCGGAGGTTGTGACTCTATCAGCTTGGTTCAAAACGATAAGATGAACATGCATCGCGCGGTAGATCCTAGCGTAAAAGCCTATCGTCCAGCGATTTATATGCCGATGCTCGATACGGCTGAAGTGGTGGCTAAGCGATATAATATTTCACGCGAGGCACAAGATGCCTATGCATTATCCTCTCAGCAACGCACCGCAATCGCACAGTCACAAGGCCGATTTGATGCTGAAATAGTCCCGGTCAGTTGCACTATGCTGATAATGGATAAAGTTAGCGGCGAAATCAGTAAACAGCAAGTGACCTTAACTCAAGATGAAGGCAATCGCCCATCGACAAATTTAGAAGGTCTAGCTGGCTTAAAAGCGGTTAAAGAAAATGGATCGATTACCGGTGGCAATGCATCACAACTATCAGACGGTGCAGCAGCGGTTGTGGTAATGGAACGTGAACTCGCCGAGCAACGAGGTTTAACACCATTAGGCGCGTATCGAGGCATGGTGGTGAGTGGATGTGAGCCAGATGAAATGGGCATAGGACCTATTTATGCAATTCCGAAACTGCTTGAGCGAAATGGCCTTAGCATTGACGACATAGGTTTATGGGAAATCAATGAAGCGTTTGCGGTTCAGGTAATTTATTGTGCTGAATATCTCGGCATTCCCGCCGATCGTTTAAATGTCGACGGCGGCGCAATCTCAATCGGTCACCCTTATGGTATGAGCGGCACACGTATGGTGATGCACGCCTTAATTGAAGGTAAACGCCGCAGCATTAAATATGTGGTTGTCAGTATGTGTATTGGCGGTGGTCAAGGCGCGGCTGGATTATTTGAAGTGTTATAA
- a CDS encoding SDR family NAD(P)-dependent oxidoreductase, translating into MTISFAGKVAIVTGAGNGLGRSHALELARRGAKVVVNDLGGARDGSGASSAASQEVVQLIEAMGGEAISHGANVAHFDQVQDMVQQTMDKWGRVDILINNAGILRDKSFSKMTLDDFKLVMDVHVMGSVNCTKAVWDIMKQQNYGRIVMTTSSSGMYGNFGQANYGAAKMALIGLMNTLVLEGAKNNIHINALAPTAGTRMTEDLMPEEIVKAFAPEAVTAGMLTLCDDDAPNRFILCAGAGGYSSASIFETDGCFIPSAKQSPETVREHWDQLTDQHNQKALVSGSQQGEKFVMKAMAFMKSQALG; encoded by the coding sequence ATGACTATCAGTTTTGCAGGAAAAGTGGCTATTGTTACTGGGGCAGGTAACGGATTAGGCCGTTCACACGCGTTGGAATTAGCCAGACGTGGCGCCAAAGTCGTTGTTAATGATTTAGGCGGCGCACGTGATGGCAGCGGTGCATCTTCTGCAGCGTCACAAGAGGTGGTGCAGTTGATTGAAGCAATGGGCGGTGAAGCGATTAGCCATGGCGCTAACGTTGCCCATTTTGATCAAGTACAAGACATGGTGCAACAAACCATGGATAAATGGGGACGTGTAGATATTTTAATCAATAACGCCGGTATTTTACGTGATAAGTCGTTTTCAAAGATGACCTTAGATGACTTTAAACTGGTCATGGACGTGCATGTGATGGGCTCGGTTAACTGCACTAAAGCTGTATGGGACATCATGAAGCAGCAAAATTACGGTCGAATCGTGATGACGACGTCATCGAGTGGTATGTACGGTAACTTTGGTCAAGCCAATTATGGCGCGGCTAAAATGGCGCTGATTGGCCTAATGAATACCTTAGTGCTGGAAGGTGCGAAAAATAATATCCATATTAATGCGCTAGCACCAACGGCTGGCACACGTATGACCGAAGATTTAATGCCTGAAGAAATCGTTAAAGCCTTTGCACCAGAAGCGGTCACCGCAGGCATGCTGACTTTGTGTGACGATGACGCGCCCAATCGATTCATTTTATGTGCTGGCGCAGGCGGTTATTCAAGCGCGAGTATCTTTGAAACCGATGGCTGCTTTATTCCTAGCGCGAAACAAAGCCCAGAAACTGTGCGTGAACACTGGGATCAACTCACCGATCAACACAATCAAAAAGCCTTAGTGTCGGGTTCGCAACAAGGCGAGAAGTTTGTGATGAAAGCCATGGCGTTTATGAAATCTCAGGCTCTAGGGTGA
- a CDS encoding MaoC family dehydratase: MPTKINRNDIANYIGYQAAATDWFQITQDQINQFADCTLDHQFIHVDEEKAKATPFGSTIAHGFLSLSMLSHFAEEFSLLIDGFYMGLNAGFDKIRFLQPVSVNSRIRAHAKILSIEEKKPGQFRLSTEVTIEIESVDTPALVAEWISVQMVN, encoded by the coding sequence ATGCCGACAAAAATTAATCGCAATGATATTGCTAACTATATTGGCTACCAAGCAGCCGCTACAGACTGGTTCCAAATCACCCAAGATCAAATTAATCAATTTGCCGATTGCACTCTCGACCATCAATTTATTCACGTCGATGAAGAAAAAGCGAAAGCCACTCCTTTTGGTTCCACCATTGCCCACGGTTTTTTATCGTTATCTATGTTGTCTCATTTTGCTGAAGAATTTAGCCTGCTTATTGATGGCTTCTATATGGGGCTCAATGCCGGTTTCGATAAAATCAGATTTTTGCAACCCGTTAGCGTCAATAGCCGCATTAGGGCACATGCGAAAATCCTTTCTATTGAAGAAAAAAAGCCGGGGCAATTTCGCTTATCGACCGAAGTGACCATTGAAATTGAAAGCGTTGATACACCGGCATTAGTTGCTGAGTGGATATCAGTACAAATGGTTAACTAA
- a CDS encoding acyl-CoA dehydrogenase: MPATLMNQRDLEFMLYELFDSEALTSRDRYQDHDRQTFNEVVNTAKIIAEKYFLPIRQKLDTHQPTFDGKKVHIIPELKTAIDAVNESGIGAATADYELGGMQLPPIIASAAGAYLSVAGGVGMGYNMLTTANANLLQAHGNAELIETWVKPMREGRFMGTMAMTEPGSGSALGDLITKAVKADDGTYRITGNKIYISGGDHDLSDNIVHLVLARIQGAPKGVKGISLFVVPKFLLNDDGSIGADNDVALAGLFHKMGGRAQTSTALSFGEKQGSIGYLVGEEHCGLKYMFHMMNEARIMVGTSGAVLAVAGYQYSVDYAKNRPQGRLPSCKDPQSPMVNIIEHADVKRMLLAQKAYAEGAMALVLYGTQLSDDERTAVTVEQRQHAHILLDFLTPIIKTWPSEYGPKANSLAIQVMGGHGYINEHPVEMFYRDNRLNPIHEGTTGIQSLDLLTRKVPMNNLQGYKATLAEMVITIDEAKHYPSLHEFSSQLTQAVDTLSTTTQAVLAAMSTKNIDLALANSVKYLELFGHVIIAWLWLKQSIVATKAIAEQPHQADMDFYQGKLLACQYFYRFELPEINVWSNLLVTTDSTSFDMQPDWF; this comes from the coding sequence ATGCCTGCGACGTTAATGAATCAACGTGACCTAGAATTTATGCTGTATGAACTGTTTGATAGTGAAGCATTAACCAGCAGAGATCGCTATCAAGATCACGATCGCCAAACGTTTAATGAGGTGGTCAATACTGCCAAAATAATTGCAGAAAAATATTTTCTTCCTATTCGTCAAAAGCTCGATACCCATCAGCCAACTTTTGACGGCAAAAAAGTACACATTATCCCAGAACTTAAAACCGCTATCGACGCAGTAAACGAGTCGGGTATTGGCGCTGCAACAGCAGATTATGAGTTAGGTGGCATGCAACTGCCGCCAATCATTGCCAGTGCAGCAGGGGCGTATCTCAGTGTTGCCGGTGGTGTTGGCATGGGGTACAACATGTTGACCACGGCGAATGCCAATTTACTGCAAGCCCATGGCAATGCTGAGTTGATTGAAACCTGGGTTAAACCTATGCGTGAAGGGCGATTTATGGGCACTATGGCCATGACAGAGCCCGGTAGCGGATCTGCTTTAGGTGATTTAATTACCAAAGCGGTAAAAGCCGATGATGGTACATATCGGATTACGGGCAATAAAATCTATATTTCCGGTGGCGATCACGATTTAAGCGACAACATCGTTCATTTAGTATTGGCTCGAATTCAAGGTGCACCTAAAGGTGTTAAAGGCATTTCGTTATTTGTGGTACCTAAGTTTTTACTTAATGATGATGGCAGCATTGGCGCAGACAATGACGTCGCTCTGGCTGGTTTGTTTCATAAAATGGGTGGTCGCGCGCAAACGTCAACGGCATTGAGTTTCGGTGAAAAACAGGGCTCCATTGGCTATTTAGTCGGTGAAGAACATTGTGGCTTGAAGTATATGTTTCACATGATGAACGAAGCCCGCATTATGGTCGGCACCAGTGGCGCAGTTTTGGCGGTAGCCGGATATCAATATTCAGTCGATTACGCCAAAAATCGCCCCCAAGGTCGATTACCCTCGTGTAAAGATCCACAATCACCTATGGTGAATATCATTGAGCATGCTGATGTAAAACGCATGCTGTTAGCCCAAAAAGCCTATGCGGAAGGGGCAATGGCGTTAGTGCTATATGGTACTCAATTAAGTGATGATGAACGTACTGCCGTCACAGTCGAGCAACGCCAACATGCCCATATACTGTTGGATTTCTTAACCCCCATTATTAAAACGTGGCCATCAGAATATGGCCCCAAAGCCAATTCACTGGCAATTCAAGTGATGGGCGGTCACGGTTATATTAACGAGCATCCGGTTGAAATGTTCTATCGTGATAATCGCTTAAACCCGATCCATGAAGGTACTACTGGGATTCAATCATTAGATTTGCTCACCCGCAAAGTACCGATGAATAACTTACAAGGTTATAAGGCGACCTTAGCTGAAATGGTCATCACCATTGATGAGGCAAAACACTATCCGAGTTTACATGAGTTTTCTAGCCAATTAACCCAAGCAGTTGATACCTTAAGTACCACAACCCAAGCAGTGTTAGCGGCAATGTCGACTAAGAATATTGATCTCGCTTTGGCCAATTCGGTTAAATATTTAGAGTTGTTTGGTCATGTGATTATTGCCTGGTTGTGGCTTAAGCAAAGCATTGTCGCCACTAAAGCGATAGCTGAACAACCGCATCAAGCTGATATGGATTTTTATCAAGGTAAATTGCTTGCGTGTCAGTATTTTTATCGCTTTGAATTACCTGAAATTAACGTCTGGTCAAACCTACTCGTTACCACTGACAGCACCAGCTTTGATATGCAGCCTGATTGGTTCTAA
- a CDS encoding SDR family NAD(P)-dependent oxidoreductase: protein MDPLLDFTGKVAVITGAAQGFGQLLAQELAKRGAKLLISDINEAGVRKVADDIASRGAEVIAMKCDVSKDASCKAMVDTAIEHFGRVDIGVNNAGVAHEFMPLHQIDEAIMDSQFAINVKGVQFGMRYQIQQMLKQGEGAILNVSSMAGLVGAARGSAYSMAKHAVIGLTKTGAVEYGRNNIRINAICPFFTLTPMVTNFADAEKQQKMAVGAPMNRLGEPKEIVAVMLMMLSPANTYMTGQCIAVDGGVSAY, encoded by the coding sequence ATGGATCCATTATTAGACTTTACCGGTAAGGTTGCTGTTATCACTGGCGCCGCTCAAGGCTTTGGTCAGTTACTGGCACAAGAATTAGCCAAGCGCGGTGCTAAGTTATTGATTAGTGACATTAATGAAGCAGGTGTTCGTAAGGTGGCGGATGATATTGCCTCTCGCGGCGCTGAGGTTATCGCGATGAAATGTGATGTGTCAAAAGATGCCTCGTGTAAAGCTATGGTTGATACTGCGATTGAGCATTTTGGTCGAGTCGATATTGGGGTTAACAATGCCGGTGTCGCCCATGAATTTATGCCGCTTCATCAAATTGATGAAGCGATTATGGACAGTCAATTTGCGATCAATGTTAAAGGCGTGCAGTTTGGTATGCGTTATCAAATACAGCAAATGCTCAAACAAGGCGAGGGTGCGATCCTCAACGTGAGTTCTATGGCTGGGTTAGTCGGCGCCGCCAGAGGCAGTGCTTATTCTATGGCGAAACATGCGGTAATTGGCTTAACCAAAACCGGCGCGGTTGAGTACGGCCGTAATAATATTCGCATCAATGCGATATGCCCATTTTTTACCCTGACGCCTATGGTGACCAATTTTGCTGATGCAGAAAAGCAACAGAAAATGGCCGTTGGTGCGCCAATGAATCGCTTAGGTGAGCCTAAAGAAATTGTCGCGGTGATGCTGATGATGTTATCTCCTGCCAATACCTATATGACAGGCCAATGTATTGCGGTCGACGGTGGCGTATCAGCCTATTAA
- a CDS encoding phosphotransferase family protein, which yields MSQVFPIDNEQLSAYLEQHVADFTGPITLEKFSGGQSNPTYKVTSPTGVYVLRRQPPGKLLKSAHAVDREYRVLDALKDSDVPVAKVFHLCEDCSVIGSMFYLMEFCDGTVYWSASLAEIDSNDRRSAMYDAMNKVLVALHSVDVDAVGLADYGKAGNYFERQLGRWTSQYRATELHKIAAMDALINWLEENLPSDDGRVCLVHGDFRLDNMMFAKDSPEVIALLDWELSTLGHPFADLAYQCMQLRMPAGMGSIDGLKDIDRASLGIPSEEEYVARYCQRMGIEQIEHWGFYLAFSFFRLAAIAQGVAKRATEGNASNEHANKVGSFVEPLAKMALDVIACEAKK from the coding sequence ATGTCACAAGTATTCCCCATTGATAATGAACAACTTAGCGCTTATTTAGAGCAGCATGTCGCCGACTTTACAGGGCCGATCACCTTAGAAAAGTTCTCAGGTGGTCAATCCAATCCCACTTACAAAGTGACCTCGCCAACGGGTGTGTATGTGTTGCGTCGTCAACCGCCGGGCAAATTATTGAAATCAGCCCATGCAGTCGATCGTGAATATCGGGTATTAGATGCACTAAAAGACAGTGATGTGCCAGTGGCAAAAGTATTTCACCTGTGTGAAGACTGCAGCGTTATTGGTTCAATGTTTTATCTGATGGAGTTTTGCGATGGCACTGTGTATTGGAGTGCATCATTAGCCGAAATAGACAGTAATGATCGACGCTCAGCTATGTATGACGCGATGAATAAAGTCTTGGTCGCGCTGCACAGTGTCGATGTTGATGCCGTCGGTTTAGCTGATTATGGTAAAGCGGGCAATTACTTTGAACGTCAACTCGGTCGCTGGACATCACAATATCGCGCCACAGAATTACACAAAATTGCTGCCATGGATGCCTTAATTAACTGGCTTGAAGAAAATCTACCCAGTGATGATGGTCGTGTTTGCTTAGTACATGGTGACTTTCGCTTAGACAACATGATGTTTGCCAAAGATTCACCAGAGGTTATTGCTTTACTGGATTGGGAATTATCGACCTTAGGCCATCCCTTTGCTGATTTAGCATACCAATGTATGCAACTGCGGATGCCAGCAGGCATGGGCAGCATTGATGGTTTAAAAGATATCGACCGCGCCAGCTTAGGGATTCCGTCTGAAGAAGAATATGTCGCTCGATATTGCCAACGCATGGGTATTGAGCAGATTGAGCACTGGGGCTTTTATTTGGCATTCAGTTTCTTCCGCTTAGCAGCGATTGCACAAGGTGTCGCCAAACGAGCAACAGAAGGTAATGCCTCCAATGAACACGCTAATAAAGTGGGATCATTTGTTGAGCCTCTGGCCAAAATGGCCTTAGACGTCATTGCTTGCGAAGCTAAAAAATAA
- a CDS encoding acyl-CoA dehydrogenase family protein gives MNFEYSEKVQGLIKRVNDFMDLHVFPVEEEMHKQVELEPWSTPPLMEQLKAKAKAEGLWNLFLPVAYGKYSAGLTNLEYAPLAEIMGKVMWAPEVFNCAAPDTGNMEVLAKYGNEAQKKQWLEPLLDGKIRSAFAMTEPEVASSDATNIELSIVRDGNEYVINGRKFYISGACRKQCEIMIVMGKTDAENSNRYIQQSQVLVPMNTPGVTMVRPMKVFGYDDSPEGHAEVTFTNVRVPLDNIIAGEGKGFEIAQGRLGPGRIHHCMRSIGIAQRALDLMCKRVGERIVFGQPMIKQQSVREDIAKSACQIEQARLMTLKAAQKMDTEGNKAAKELIAMIKIVAPSMSLDVIDRAIQCHGAVGVSQDTFLAHAWAGQRTLRLADGPDQVHMMQLGRDLVKKIVG, from the coding sequence ATGAATTTTGAATACAGCGAAAAAGTTCAAGGATTAATCAAGCGAGTCAACGACTTTATGGATTTACATGTATTTCCTGTCGAAGAAGAAATGCATAAGCAAGTTGAGCTCGAACCATGGTCAACGCCGCCGTTAATGGAACAACTTAAAGCCAAAGCCAAAGCTGAAGGTTTATGGAATTTGTTTCTACCGGTTGCCTACGGTAAATACAGTGCTGGATTAACTAATTTAGAATATGCCCCGTTGGCTGAAATTATGGGCAAGGTTATGTGGGCGCCAGAAGTGTTTAACTGCGCGGCACCCGACACCGGCAACATGGAAGTACTGGCCAAATACGGTAATGAAGCACAAAAGAAACAATGGTTAGAGCCTTTACTGGACGGAAAAATACGCTCTGCTTTTGCAATGACAGAACCTGAAGTCGCTTCAAGCGATGCCACTAATATTGAACTGAGCATAGTGCGTGATGGCAATGAATACGTGATTAATGGCCGCAAATTTTACATTAGCGGCGCATGTCGCAAACAGTGTGAAATCATGATTGTTATGGGTAAAACAGATGCTGAAAATAGCAACCGTTATATTCAGCAATCTCAAGTGCTTGTACCGATGAATACCCCTGGTGTCACCATGGTAAGACCGATGAAAGTGTTCGGCTATGATGATTCACCTGAAGGCCATGCTGAGGTAACGTTTACTAATGTGCGTGTGCCGCTGGATAACATTATTGCTGGCGAAGGCAAAGGTTTTGAAATTGCCCAAGGACGTCTTGGCCCTGGGCGTATTCATCACTGCATGCGTTCAATCGGTATTGCTCAGCGCGCGCTCGATTTAATGTGTAAACGCGTTGGCGAGCGTATTGTATTTGGTCAACCTATGATCAAACAGCAGTCGGTTCGCGAAGATATAGCCAAATCAGCCTGCCAAATTGAACAAGCACGTTTGATGACCTTAAAAGCAGCCCAGAAAATGGACACAGAAGGCAATAAAGCGGCTAAAGAATTGATCGCTATGATTAAAATTGTTGCCCCAAGTATGTCTCTTGATGTGATCGACCGCGCGATTCAATGCCATGGCGCTGTGGGTGTCAGTCAAGATACTTTCTTAGCGCATGCCTGGGCTGGCCAGAGAACGTTGCGTTTAGCTGATGGCCCAGATCAAGTGCATATGATGCAGTTGGGTCGTGATTTAGTAAAAAAGATAGTTGGGTAA